Proteins from a single region of Candidatus Saccharimonadales bacterium:
- a CDS encoding Glu/Leu/Phe/Val dehydrogenase encodes MSKAMLMTAQTNIRSAAKRLNYDEKVIEALLEAEAEHIFEIELNDKNYPAYRIQHNSKLGPYKGGIRFHPGVNIDEVRALATLMSFKTAAVGLPLGGGKGGIAVDPRELSPEDVETLARRYARHLAPHIGSGKDIPAPDVNTNAKIIDWMVDEYEKTVGKADKGSFTGKSMVNGGSEGRPAATGRGGVITLVEYLKARGLIDKPLTVALQGFGNVGYYFAEVLKKYPNIKIVAVSNSKYTWVQPEGIDIKKTTMDTDATPRPEQLTDLQTVTPAPATDIIGVKADILVLAALEDALTEANAGKVQASIVVELANGPVTSAAESILEKKNIITLPDIIANAGGVIVSCLEWQQNLVSESWTEEKVNKMLAELLEKAANGMITRADEAKITLRQAAFELALERLV; translated from the coding sequence ATGAGTAAAGCTATGTTAATGACCGCCCAGACCAATATTCGAAGTGCCGCAAAAAGACTAAATTATGACGAAAAAGTCATTGAAGCCCTCTTAGAAGCCGAAGCCGAACATATTTTCGAAATTGAATTAAATGATAAAAACTACCCTGCTTATCGAATCCAACACAATAGTAAATTAGGTCCGTACAAAGGTGGTATCCGCTTTCATCCTGGCGTGAACATCGATGAAGTACGCGCTCTTGCGACACTTATGAGCTTCAAGACGGCAGCCGTAGGTTTGCCACTTGGCGGAGGTAAGGGCGGTATCGCAGTCGATCCCCGCGAACTAAGCCCTGAAGACGTCGAAACGCTTGCTAGGCGTTATGCACGACATCTTGCGCCACATATTGGCTCAGGCAAAGATATACCGGCACCTGACGTGAATACCAACGCCAAAATCATCGACTGGATGGTTGATGAGTACGAAAAAACGGTTGGTAAAGCTGATAAGGGAAGTTTTACGGGAAAATCCATGGTAAATGGCGGCTCCGAGGGTCGCCCCGCAGCAACCGGACGGGGTGGCGTTATTACGCTCGTAGAGTACCTTAAAGCGCGTGGGCTCATCGATAAACCGCTTACCGTAGCGCTGCAAGGCTTCGGTAACGTTGGTTATTATTTTGCCGAGGTCCTAAAGAAGTATCCAAATATTAAAATCGTTGCCGTCAGCAACAGCAAATATACTTGGGTGCAGCCAGAAGGTATAGACATCAAAAAAACAACCATGGATACTGATGCTACGCCTCGCCCAGAACAGTTAACCGATCTTCAGACAGTCACTCCTGCACCAGCAACGGATATTATTGGCGTTAAAGCCGATATTCTTGTACTAGCCGCTCTCGAAGACGCACTTACCGAGGCTAATGCTGGTAAAGTTCAGGCCTCAATCGTAGTAGAGCTAGCGAACGGGCCTGTGACGAGTGCCGCGGAAAGCATTTTGGAGAAAAAGAATATCATTACCCTTCCTGACATTATCGCCAACGCCGGCGGCGTAATCGTGTCATGCCTTGAATGGCAGCAGAATTTAGTAAGCGAATCCTGGACCGAGGAAAAAGTAAATAAGATGCTTGCAGAGCTTCTTGAAAAAGCTGCAAACGGTATGATTACGCGTGCTGACGAAGCAAAAATCACGCTTCGGCAAGCAGCATTCGAGCTCGCGCTTGAACGTCTTGTTTAG
- a CDS encoding class IV adenylate cyclase, translated as MQTEIEVKFPNVDFATLRGQLDALGATCEQPMRHMRRAIIETPGMREKHSFVRVRDEGNKVTLTYKQVDENSLTGAKEIEVTVSDFEGTVALLEQSGLPYKSFQESRRETWRLDDAEVVLDEWPHLDPYIEIEGRTEEAVKEVAKKLGFDWKNAVFGRTTELYQLQYPHGDADKLVTIPRHTFDQPLSKIISG; from the coding sequence GTGCAGACAGAAATTGAAGTAAAATTTCCTAACGTTGACTTTGCTACGCTGCGGGGGCAACTTGACGCGCTCGGAGCAACGTGCGAACAGCCGATGCGCCATATGCGACGGGCTATTATTGAAACGCCGGGTATGCGTGAAAAGCATTCATTCGTACGTGTACGTGATGAGGGCAATAAAGTCACCCTTACGTACAAGCAAGTGGACGAGAATTCACTCACGGGTGCAAAAGAGATTGAAGTAACGGTCAGTGATTTTGAGGGGACGGTGGCACTTTTAGAACAATCGGGCCTTCCATATAAATCATTTCAAGAGTCACGCCGTGAAACCTGGCGTCTAGATGATGCCGAGGTAGTACTCGATGAATGGCCTCATCTCGATCCGTATATCGAGATCGAAGGCCGTACGGAAGAAGCAGTCAAAGAAGTAGCCAAGAAACTTGGCTTTGACTGGAAAAACGCGGTTTTTGGCCGCACGACAGAACTATATCAATTGCAGTATCCTCATGGAGACGCGGATAAGCTCGTCACGATTCCACGGCATACGTTTGATCAGCCACTCTCTAAAATTATAAGTGGCTGA